The genomic segment TATGCACGCAATCAAGACTAAACCCCACAATTTCAACTGAAGGTCTATCAAGACAAAGTCCAGGGATATCCAATTGTTGAATACCAAGGGGCACTCGAAGCTTGGCAAGCGACTGGAGAATCTTTTTCATCTCCAAAAGAACAGCCATTGAAATCCAGAGTACAGATGTTTTCTACCAAAATGCCAATGTCAGGGTCCTACAGTTTCATCCTCAGTTTGGTGATGGATATCTTCAAAAATTTAGCTGCAGTTTCCCCTAATCACATCTGTGACTTCTGCTGCCACTAGTTTATTTAGTACAATTAGCTCTCAACCTCAGACTTGAACTTCACCACACTGCCTACTCTttctggaggaggaggctgtGTGCGAGTGACTGCTGAGGCAGTCTATCAATCGCCATGGTCCTGGATGACGGAGATGAGGTGAGACGGCTAGACTTCAAAGCTGCTTTTGGAGTAGTGCActctgccctccctctctccctcttcctctctctctgcctgttgGCTCTGGAGCATAAATAAAGCTCTTTAATGGCTCTGTAAGCAGCCTTTTGCTGTCAACGTCTTTAGCAATTACTGTATCACCGCCAAGCACTTTGAGCTCCAAGAGGACTGAGCCACCTTCCTTGCAGATGTCTGCTAGATAAAATAACCGAGAGTAGTAAGTGTTTGCAGTTGGTAAATATACTTTTGggcatcatactgtatatataatggGTCACTGTTgttcattttgagaaataataaaaatggttCGAGTTAATTTTGATTCGGCTTGTGCAAAGACACCACTAGCCTTCCTTTCTAACAAACTTAAAAGTTTATAAGTTGGGGAATAGGAGACACAAGCAGCAAAGGACACATCTGACTTCATAATGTTCCCTGAATGATCTCTCTGCCAAACTATTTGGCTTGGGTCTCATTCCTACTGCCGTTCAAAGGCAGAGCTACGTAGAGCAAACCGTCTGTGAAACATGACACACTCAGTACCCAGAAACCATGACAAGGGGCATATATGTCTTCagacattgtttgtttgtttataaaaagTTCCAGTAAGTGTTTGAAAGAGTCCGCGTTAGAACGCATTCGTTAGTGACTGCCTTTGAATTATGTATATAACAtagtatgtaaatgtgtgtgtatcctgtgtgtgtttctgcgtgtgtgtatgtgtgtgcgcccGCTCTTGTCTGCACGCCTCTGAAAGGTCAGAGGGGTTAGCTGCGGAAAGCCAAGGGCTTAGGCGTCAGgaaattaaacatgaaatgaaaacaagctCCAGTTTGAACATTCTCCCATCTCACTTTCCAATATCCCCACTTCCCCTCGCCGACTtaaaagggaggagggaggagagagacatgGAGAGAGGGGATTGGGGAGGGGGGCCCGAGTGGAAGAGAAGAGGCCGAACTTCAACAAAAGGGCAGGAGTACGACAAAGATATTAAGATGAGTACAGGAGGAAAGTTGGAGTTATCTTGATCCATCACAATTAAGATGACGGCTCCAGAACTGataaaactttatattttaaaaaaggatagTGGAGCTTTGGAATACTTGTACAACATTAACCTTACAGACATCAACCTTTTGTCATAACTTATGCCGTTCATGTGCTACCATTATATTCATGTCATACAGCTAAGAATCCAATTTTCCATAAAATATATACCCTGCAATCTATGAAAAACCCAGAAGGTAATTTAACAACACTAACACTGTTCCAAAAGTAtttaaagaataataaaagtCTTGTAATGAAGTGATTAAACATATTCCATGAGCTAcataataaaaaagatttttgtctCTCAAGTTTGCGTGCATCTGCATCTCCTAATCGACAAAACTggaaatctctttttttaaaacacaagtaaaataccaacatgttattttgtatgaaaatgtaaaatattgtaaacaaacaTCAATATATATCAATAAAACTCATGATAAAATTTCCAAACTGGTTCATGTTGAGCAAGAAGACCATCTTTGGTTGGTTTAGGAAAAATTTTATAACTTGCAATGGactgaaaaagttttaaaatcgGATGCTCAGTAATTTAGGTAATACATGAGAGGGCTGCATTAACctctgacaaataaaacagtggGATAACTTTCTAGAAACTCAAACTATAACTGTGTGCCCGCTTTTGGTTTATCAATTTCTTGTGTTGAGGATTTTATTTGGAAACCCGTGATGTTTTGAGCTCACAAACCCAAAGACCCACCAAAGTAAAGACATGACAAACCTGATAGACGCCAAATCCTCAGGGGAATATAACAGACTCAACTCCCCCCTACCAAACATATGATATAATTCAAAGGGCAACAACCCCTCACCTTGACATTGGGTTTCAGCCACAACCTAAGATATCAGCTTACCACTCTGCAAGGGTGAGCTGTCGTCTAATCTCTCCAGCTGACCTGAGGAATGTCGGAGACAGACGACATTTCTTTACGTCAGCTTCTCGCAAAAACACATAGCAACAGCTATATGTACCGCAAGAGGCCATATGTGGTCTTGTCTTTGAAAATGAACCAACTAGTAGTTGTGTCCTGTCTGAAAAATTACAGGTTTGTATGAACAACACAGCGCTTACAGCTCGTTTTATCTCTTGATTAAAAAATCCACTCCAGTATGGGTTTATAAAATCATACACGTGACTTTGTGGTATCCACATCTTTGTCTGGCACAGCTAATTTTTGTCACTAAACTCTATTGTGTTTAAGttgacagaaagaaatggtCAGAGAAAGAGACGTGGGGGGTCTGAATAGGTTGACTGAGGGGAAATTGCATGTCAGGGACTGTGAAAACCACAAGCTGATTGGGCTGGGAATCAACCCACAATCCAAGTTCAAACCCCTGTGCCGAGGCTGGatcgctctctcttttctctttgaagAAGTTTCCCCCTTCCCTCCTGGGAGGATAAGATTCAGACAACCAACAAATAGATACAGATAAACATGTGGAGCCTCCCAGTACCTCCCTCTGCTCGTCTATTCTCTTGCATGGAGATGTGAGAAAAttctcttaaaaaacaaaaaatcaaaacagaacaacatAAGTTCCAGCTAATTATGTTCAGGAACACATAGATCTATGCttaggaaaggagaaaagaaaggtgACTACCACTGGcttgcagaaaaataaaataaatgtaatgaggACTAAAAAGGTAATCAgtaatatttttgattaaacaCTCTTAATTTGGGTTAACCAGGTATATTAAATCATATTAGTATTTGCAAATCATTTTCTAACAGGCTAGATGTTGCTTTTAGTCTGACATTACCCCTAAAATGTTGTTATCCAGGTACCTTGCATCTTGCCTTgggctacaactaacaattatatccattatcaattaatttgacAAATATTTTGATGCCTTTAAACTATTTGATCAATAAACTGTCAGAATAgacagtccaaaccccaaaagGATTCAAATTACTTTCATAAAGACTAAGTTAATCAGAAAATATTCCCTGTAACCTgtgaatttaaatacattttctgctgattgacaaattgtttcagctctaatctaTATAAAACAGGAGCATGCAGACATGTTTGTGCTATTTCTCATCTAAGAGGCCAGGCAGGTGTTCAAATTTAACCAATTATGAAAAGATGAGAAAGTTAAAGTagaactgaaacaaaagaaatggcTCATGCCAAAGGATGAAAATGCTCTACAAGGTGGGTATATTTCTATAGTCAATATCCAATGGCTGTTACTTTATAATAGTAAAAACAAtgttagtcatttttcaatctGCATTCATCAAGTCTAGTCaatttttacagatttacaaaCTCTACAAACTCTGCATATAACAACCTCTATCCTTGGGCCCTTGATAAGAAAAAACctttaatgtggaaaaaaaggaagagcaaCAGCTAGGATCTCAACTCCAGGATGGACAGAAATGCAACAGACGTGTGTACAGAGTAGACAGATTTAACTTAGAATATCCTGGATAACTGCATGACACAGCATTCAcagttaataataaaacttgataaaaaaaaatattcctgtgGATTTCAGTCAGCCTGTAAAACTAAACTTTTCTGCTCATAACCCTCTTTCAACCTTCAGTCCTGCTTTCCTCCAGTATCTTCCACAGTTAAGTAGAAGTGGCCTACGTAGGCTGTACTTAGTCTGTCAGCAGGTACTGAAAACGCACCCTTTCTGCAAAGTAGCGTGTTTCTCAATCTCAAGAGGACAAATTACCCAGAAAAATCCACCTCATATGCGACATACAATACTTAATACACCCAAAGACCAAGCCAAAAAAGCATATTCTTGGTCAAAGTTGAACTTTTGTTTCATGGATTATACAGAGGGATTCCCCACTGCGCTGACATGTGGGGGAGAGCACACCTTTCTCAGAGTGATTTATGAATGGCTACAGGCCCAGATGTGGATCAGTCGACACTGGCAGCCTTAAGGGAGACAGACGCCTGTGTATCAAAGGGAGGAGCTGAAACACGCAGCACCAGGGGAGACTCACCATTTTCACATCAATAGCTCCGTGTGGACGGCACTTTAAAGACACGTCAAGTCTTAAAACCTGGGCCTGGACTTTCATGTACTGCAGAATTTATTTGCTTCACTATCTTCATTTTATGTGGTTCAGTTTCTAACTTTGTCTTGCTGAACAGAGAGGAGGGCCCctgatttgtttaaaaaaaaacaaaaaaaattactgggggttctactgtatgtgagagatatttatttatgttaagaTGACATTTAAGTTTTGTTTGGTAGTGGCTGGTCTGTATTTTGAAGTATTTTCCTGATGTTTCCTGACTGTTTTCTTTGCAGGTGTGGTTTCAGAATCGCAGAGCCaagtggaggaagagggagcGTTTTGGCCAGATGCAACAGGTCCGGACACACTTCTCTACTGCTTACGAGCTGCCTCTACTGACTCGGCCCGAGAACTATGcacaggtaaaaaaacaaaaacaaaaaaaaaaacaaataccaatCCATGCTACATACTGCTTCTAACAGGTTTTACAGTATGAAGTTTGTTTGCACTGCACATGGGACAGAACAAAGTACAGTCAAAGCAGAAAGACTGCAGACTAAATACATTCAACTTTTGAGGTTGCTGTCCATGGACTCGATTATCCCACAATGCAAAGCACAAAGGAAAGGGTGGAGCTGCTCATAgatagaaaaaattaaaataacttgtGGATGGTGAGGAAAATGCtccaaaaaaaattgcaaaacaaaacaaaaaaaaaagtaactacaACTAGTAACTACTAAACTTCTTGTGAAGTTTAATTGGCAGCAACTTTACAAAGTCACAGTTTGATTCACATCCAACATCACACATACTGAATCCGTTAGGTATCTGTTTCCCTTTAGTATAAAATTGTAAAGTATGTTGCTATTTTTGCATACTAACAGCTAAAACAGTATGCTATGACAGTTGGTAAGtagtaaatactgtatagaatgagtatgtagtatggatttGAGACACAGCTTGAATATTACTATGCACAGGTACTCACGATACTACATCGGGTTTCACAATCATGAATGTCAAGGGTGAAAACAACGAACACCTTGTTTGCTTTAATGAGTAAAGTTTGTTTTCGTCATATTGTTGCTCTTATCCTCCAGATCCAGAACCCTTCGTGGATCGGGAGCAGTAGTGGAGCTTCTCCAGTGCCGGGCTGCGTCGTGCCTTGTGACTCTGTCCCCTCCTGCATGCCCCCTCACCCTCACGGTCCCGGAGGTGTCTCCGACTTCCTGGGCGTGCCCAGTCCAGGCAGCAGCCACATGGGACAGACACATATGGGCAGCCTGTTTGGGGGTCCCGGGATGGGCGGGGGAATCAATGGCTATGATCTCAATGTTGATCCAGATCGCAAGTCCTCCAGCATAGCTGCACTGCGTATGAAGGCCAAGGAACACAGTGCAGCCATCTCTTGGGCTACATGATGTCCCAGACCAGTTCCACCCTGCCCCCATAGGGCCCCCTTCTCCGGAGCAGCCATCAGCCAGCGCTGCGGGGGAGGAGGGACTTTTCCTGAGAGCACTAATGATAACACAGGTCAAATGAACAGGGAGAGACTATGGAGATAACAGAGGCCTTAACAGCGGCCAAAGCAACCAAGATAACaactgtgactgtgaaaatCAGCAGATGctgaaattgagaaaaatacagaggtgTGACTTAGAAGAAGAGGTTACTTAgatattgttttcattcttgATTCCTTTGATCTCTCAGGTCTCATTAAAATAAGGGGTTTATTCCCCGATAAACTGAGTATCATTCACATTAGTGatacatttcagttaaataagCAATATACTAAACATGGTTTACAAAATACTTTCATAGAATACAGGAATTCAATGCCAAATCTAGCCatatcatacagtattttcatttacattattaaGCTTGATTCATACTATTTACTTCCTGTAGCTTATTTTTTCTATAACACCCATCCTGCCCCACTCACATTCTTTATGAGTGGGGCATACTGTATAAATGAGTTCAAATACAATTCTGAACATTaagtatttgcattttaaaagcaatttaaaaaacaaggcTATTCCATGAGAGCAAACTCAGATTCATACGAAGTGCCAAGAGAttcttttttgtcacttttcagtGCAAACTGTCCAATatagtaaaaacaataattggTTACTAAAGAAAAGATTAACTCTGTCTTAAGCCTGTGGTGGCTGGTTTATGTCCCCGCAAAGAAGGACAGAAATTGAATCCAGTAAGTGAACAGAGTCTGACTGAGCAAGAACAGACATGACCTGTGCCAGTTTAGTCTGGGAGGAGGGCAGGCATGGGATTGGCAGCAATTTCAAACCAACGTGTCATTTCCTCCCCCAGGGCTGCTTCCACAGGTTCCCCTGCTAGGCTCAGGCCTCAGGTTACAGGAAACAGTGTGTCCAGTGGCAGACGAGGCACAGCAACGCACAGCAGCAGCCGTCAACACCGACTAACCACGCCAGCTCCAATCAGCAACCAACAGGGATAGACACACTTAATTAGCATCAAAGTTACCTGTCCCGCACTGCGAACACCACAGTACATCACAGGGTACATGAGGACATAGTGCACAAAGCtgtaataatcaattaattgtaaGACAAGGGCTCAGCAGAGATGAATCTCGGATTCGTAGCTTTCTCACAGAATCCATTGCATGCCAGAGACTGCAGGCCGAATCAGTGGCCCTAATGGCCCTGAGGAGCATTCTGTAATGTTTAGGTAATGTGATGACATTACAGCTGGACTGCAGGAATGTGGTTAGTATGTCCAGTGATTGCAGgggtgtctctgtgtgttacCCCGCTGGAATAAGCTGGTCACCAGAGTTGGGCTGCAGGCTGAGGCTAGAGACAGACTTCATTAGTTTATTGGCTGATCCCTCTATGATGACTGCTGGGATAAATATCCATTTTCTTTCCCCTGTGTGGATGATGGCAGGAAAGTCTGTTTCTGCTCCTCATAGCTGATTGATCATTGTAACATTACAGCCCTCCTACTTGAGcgtaggactgcaactaacgagcattttcagtattgattcaTCTACAGATTGTTTTCTCGATTATacaattaattgtttggccAAAAAATGCCatggaatatttaaaaatgacaatttctCAAGGACAGTCTCCTAAAACCCAGTGTGACctcttcaaatgtcttgctttgctgcctaaaacccaaagatatttggTTTTTCTATCagataagataaaaaaaaaaaaagtcaaagactcgaccaaatgtttggcatttttgcttgaaaaatgacttaaaatgaataTGAGAGTTCGGTATTTTTAATAATTCCTAACGTATAAAGATTTTGTTTCAAAGTTTTCCTTCTTTacaagcaaaggaaaaaacatttactaattCCTACAGGCATCCAAAATTCCTTGGGAAAATTGATTGGTGTTCAAGTCCTTTCCTGACAACAGCAAGTAAGTTAGGTGATAACGTGACGATTACTTTGATATAGATTTTGTTGGATGTGAGggccaaaaatcaaaaacctcAAAATTTCAAGATAAAAACCGGATgtggtcaaaaataaatatatgcatGACATCATGTGTGACTGAATTCCTACTCTGTCGAGTTGACTGTGTTTGTCTCCTCGCTGGTCCTCCCTCAGTGCTCCACTCCTCAGCAGCTCCGTCCATGTTGATACTACTGAAATAAAGCAATTGAAATCCATGGTTATAATGTCGtattgtgtgaatgtgaacaATATAAACgatattgttctttttcttgtacatttgttttgcttATTTGTCAAATAAAGAATCTCCAGAGATAAATCAATGAAGTATTACAGTAATATTGCCAAGAATTGTAAAA from the Xiphias gladius isolate SHS-SW01 ecotype Sanya breed wild chromosome 8, ASM1685928v1, whole genome shotgun sequence genome contains:
- the alx4b gene encoding homeobox protein aristaless-like 4b gives rise to the protein MNADTCVSYCDMTSMDSYYSTSTAQGRDHQANPFRTFPSAETKYSPTFIPGKGQAYGEKSRSPFQSECQSLDGAEEGTFSKYQLFMQRPNCKTPPEGSKLHPDSGHNGTLIPCYGDLTESEAKWRKRERFGQMQQVRTHFSTAYELPLLTRPENYAQIQNPSWIGSSSGASPVPGCVVPCDSVPSCMPPHPHGPGGVSDFLGVPSPGSSHMGQTHMGSLFGGPGMGGGINGYDLNVDPDRKSSSIAALRMKAKEHSAAISWAT